From the genome of Rhododendron vialii isolate Sample 1 chromosome 10a, ASM3025357v1:
AGTGTCGGAAGGAGACGATGAGGTTGAGCTTCTAGGGTAGAACTCATAGCTAAACTGTCTCCTTCCTCCAACGATAATAATCCGGCCATCCGGTAGTATTTGGTCTGTTGAGTACCATCTGCGCTGCGATAAATAACCATGGAATTCGATCCAATCACAAGAATTGTCGGTGCATGGGGCTAGAACGCGCACGACACGATCACCATCATTGTACCCACCGGTTTGGACTAAGGTTCCGTCGGCTCGGACGGAGCCAGAGGAGCACCAGGTGTCGGTTTGTACCATGAGCGGCCGGAAAGTGTTTGAGTCGATATCGTACAAGACGGAATGAGCAGTGCAATCATTTTTCAGGACGGTATCATTCATATCGTGGCGGCACAAACCAGAGGGGAGAGAGATGTTGGAGGGACCGTAATCGGTGCGGTCAAACATGACGACCTTGTTGTTGCGCAGGAGTTGCATGTGCATAGCGGAGATGCCGATGCTTGCTTGCAACAGTTGCCATTCGCCTTGGCCGCTGAAGGGTGACAAAGAAGTCCCGTCGGTTCTTTGAGACACTACTACCCGAGAGATCAGAGGGAGGACGACAGCAAGTAAGAGTAATATTGCGGGTAGAAAGCAAGCGACCATTTTAGTGAGCATTATGGGGAGGAATGGAGTTTTGGAGAAAACAAAGGTTTGGGGTATTGTTGTTGTCTTCTTGGTGTGGGGGAGTAGTTAGGGTTGATGGAAATGGGTTTTTGCATCTAAGTGAATGTTCAATGTATTTACTTATATTTTGTACTAATTAATATAACTCAGTATGAGGTTTCTGTGCAAGGTTTGAGTATTTAGAGCACAAAAAAGGTTATGAACATAAATTAGAGGGTCATGCCCTTTTTGCTGGCAGAAAGTATAGGGAAGTGAAGACTGGATTTCGTCTAAATTGTCTTGAAATTCATGCAAAAACCATGTTGGCACCCTGACAAAAAAAAtgttcccctttttttttttttcctttttgtttagCAGCAAGTACCCCTACAAACCAGGTCAACCCTTGAACGTTAAACCTAATACATGCTTTCACACGAGTCGCGAGGAATGATTCtatatataggtaccgaccaaGCATGCATCGATAGATGGGCTGCGTCAAGAGTATGCTACTGAGAACTCGTTGGTGAAAATGTCAAACTTTAAAAGAGGATAATATCCTAATATTTCTTATAAATTGAGAAATATAATCGATCGTCACAATTTTGTAATCCTATATCAAGCTCTAATCCATCGATCAAATGAGCTGTGTGTATCAAATCTGAACACTAGGGAGAAGATATTCAATGCTCCTAGGGCAAGGTTGAACACGAATCTGAATCACATATTGGTGTGGGATGTGTAGACCCCACACCAATGTGTGATCCAGATTCGTGCTCAATCTTGTCCCAGGGCTGTTGAATATATTCTCGAACACCAGGATGCAATCAAGCTCTCCATATTCCATCACTTCATATATATACCTCTCCAAATTAATCAGATACAAACgcaatttgaaccgtttatctTGTAAAACTCATCAATAAAATAGGCCTACAAACAACCCATTTTAATACGATATTAATAGGTATGCGAAAGGTTAGGATCATGGTTGGAACCCAACTACCTAGTTGTTCACCCCTATCCCATAGCAATTTCTGCTCACAGCCATCAAAATTCTTCCCTTTGAAGAGCCTGATTAGGTTCGTGCTTTTTCAAAATTCCCCTAAGTGATCCGATTTTTTATGGGGGATATATGCGATGCATGTTTAATCCGGgccaaaataaaattcagaaACCGAAGATACGTTTACCTAACAAACGGGCCGATAGGCTATAGGGCATGGATAGATGCAGTTACAACCTCGTCCGTACAGTAATGTATGCAAAAGTCACGTGTTTTGATGCACTACACGACGCCCTGTCCAAACCATCCATCCACAAAACAAACCTCTTACCTTTACCATTCATCCATTTGGAAACCAGATAAGGATCTGAACACTTAGGTCTGAGAATAACAAAAGCATTACCAGCATTCAAAGTTCAGCCAAAGAGAGTCAGAAACACAACCTCATCAGAAAATTATCATACACAAGCCTGAAATATATCAACACTATGAAACAAATCCATTTTAACACTATCTATATAAGCAGCCTTAATGTGTTAAGGGCGTGGTCCGCCTATCTTATCAAACCGTAAGTTTTTCTCTAACTGGTATCTGAACCAGTTACTTCCGTGTAATATATTTTGCTTCCCATTCATACTTACCGAAGCAAAATCCCAATGCTTCAAAATACTATCAGCTTGTCAAGTTGTAGTCATCTTCCTGCAGGTATGGGTTGTAGTTGCCGGAGACTTCCATCTTACCAATCAAGTGGTCGATTCCTGTATCCATAAATGAACGTGCAATTAGGAAACATCCATTGGCATTTGACAGTAATTTTAGGAAAAATGTATCAATGCATATCTATGCTACATGGACTCCTGTATGGATGTCAGGTTCAGATACGGATGTTAGGTGCGGGTACTTTGTCCATTTGTCATGGTGTTTAAAAGTTGTCTTAACCTTTTCATGCATATTGTAGGAATAAGCTAGATAACTAAAATCCTTAATATATCATTTATATTGTCGAGCTTAAATGGTATTTAGAAGTTGTCTTAACCTTTTCATGCCTATTGTCGGAGTTCTATGCATAGCTCATAAGAAATCTGAAATAGAAAATATGCTAGCTAAGTTATTGTCTGACTAAGCATGTCGGACATGGATATCATATTTTTATCCTAGTGGTGTTGAGTGTCAAGCACAAGTACGTGCTACATTTTGAAGGATTCATGTAACATTGATTCGCATATCTTGCCGTGTACAGTGGATAGGGCCTAAAGGTGAAAATACTATCCAAAATGGGAATAGAAGATGATCGATTCTCCCATATTTATTCACAAGGCTGTATTTGGATCAAATTTGGGGAGGGGTTTGTGGAGGCAAAACGAAAACTAAAGAAAAAGGATCAAGTCTGGAGACTCTGGACCGTCATTCAACAACTCCTATATTAAGTAAATCTACTTAGATTGTATGTGGACGTTCATATACCCGAGGCCCATTTGGATATGTAAATAAatcttaaacaaaataaaaataggcTGCAGGGTTTTTCCAGCAAAAAGAAAGTAGATGTTGAAAAGACATATACATACTTGAATTTGATAGCATCGAATCATAGAAAGACATCTGTCCCATACTCCTAGCAGGCTTTGAACTGCCATTTGATGGATACATTGGCTCCACTTTATTCAACTGTGAATCCACAGAATGCATAGCAGAGCTAACTTCAGGGTTTTGGAAGCACAAATCCTCAGCCCTTGGAGCTGAGTTAGGCTGAGACTGAAAATCCTCCGACTTAGTCTTCTTTTCGTTAGCTGATTCAACTTCTGTTTCCGCTTCTGATTCAGCATTGTTAGTTGTGGTGACCTGCTGCTTCCGTTTTGATCTAGCACGCCTGTTTTGAAACCAATTGTAGACATTAGTCTCTGAAATTTGACCGTGTTGAGACAACTCAGAGGTTATGTCTTTGATCTTCTGCTTGCTTGGTGTCCCATTGCCTTGTTCAAACATACGCTCGAGAATTTGAAGCTGCACAGGGGTCGGGGTCCACCGTTGTCTTCCAGTAATTTTGTGTCCAACGGATGTCACAAAGGGGTCACAGTAAAGATTTCCCAACCTGGCTCCTGAGGGGACAAAAGCAAAAttttatcatcaaaacaaaaatagaattgAAGTCACTTGCATACATGTCAAGTGTTAACTTTGAACTGAACTCAGCAACGGGTAGCTGATTAGAAGTAAAATATAGTTGAGAAACTTGTAAAGCATATGATGAGGCAATACGGTTTCGAGTTTGCAACATGTTTATAAAGGACTGATGCTTCTTGATCATCACCCACAAATTAGCAAAACAGATAGATTCATATACGTAAAATAACTGGAAAACTAGTGGTCCAAAAACTTAATCCTATTTGCATATGAAAATGCGCCACTCTCAGAAGAAATACACACATCATCATAGCATTCAATTTCAACAGATGATTTTTACTCTTCTATTCTGTAATTCAATCAGACAAAACTTGGAGAAAGGAGGGAAGTCTCATTTTGCCAAAAAGGTTATCATGATATGGCAACCCGTACTAGTAGTATTTTGAAATTGAGGAGTTTCCTGGTTAAAAGATTGTACAAGGGCTGTTCTTGACAACTGTGATTGCTCATTCTCCTTCGCTAGAAAAAACAAACTCAGTGAGATTTTACTAACACATAGGTGGTCTTGGCTACTATAGTATGACGCATACCATCACCCATGTAAACAAACGCGATGGGCAAGTTTTAGGGGAGTTGAATGTAAGTTACATGGTTACAAAGCATTGCCTAAGGCAGCTTAATAATCCATGCAGTTGGGTGCGGGTAAGGGAGACTCCACCCATCCATTTCAGCTGAAGTCAACAAATGGGGAATATAAAACAGATAACTCCAAATAATAATGATAAACCAAAGCGCTTATTCGCTTAAATGTCAAACAAGAAAGcagcatatttttttatagtaAGGAAGTGAAAGAAGCACAACGGTAAGACCTTCCTCCTAAGTCCAATCTTaggtgcttttttttttaatccttcgAGAGGGAGAATAGTAGGATGAAGTAAAGGAAAGCAAAGGGGAGGGATCTACATGGGAAAGGAAGCAAGTGAAAGGAGGAGTAAAGGCAACTTTGCTGGCCTAGCTTTAAGGTAAGGTGCTTTTGACCATCAAAAACACCATTCTCCATGGAGTAGGTGAAAAAATTCTGTCTTCCTCAGCCAACTAAAAAGGAGAAGACAACTTCCTTTCTATGAGGATACCCATTGCCTTTCCTCCTTTTCACATATTTTTGATACCTGATGAcaatcaaaccaaaaaagacACCAAAGTTCAACCCATTAACTTCTCTAATAGACTAATCAAAACCTAAAGAATACATCTAAGGCGAAACAATCTGAGTAAGAGAAACAATTAATACCCCCAAGATAAGACACAAAAATACAGTTATTCAAGAGAACATCTACATAATTTGCTTGAGCAAACTAACACAAACATCTTACGAGAAATAACCATCTTTATCTAAGCAAAAAGTGTGatataaatgtatatatcaCATGGAACAACAAattatacaaacaaaaactccaGTCCTAGTAATTGTTTGAAACTAACCAAACCCACAAGCAAAAACTCGAAATCTTACTAATGAAAGGGAAGATGTACGACATCTGACATAACAAATTCTTTAAACCCGtagggtatttgttgaatgGACCAACCAACCTACTCCAATTCCAATTACTTAAATGAAATAACCTCAAACTCATAATGAGCTAATTGAGAACAAAAAGTAAGTAGGTCGAAAAATGGCTGACAAACAAGATCAAtgtattatataaaaaaaaattgaatttttaagaAGGTACTGATTTTGACACTTATCTACGCtccctttatttttgtttttatgcatGTGAATTGAGaatattttctttctatttattatttttccatACATGAAGGCATGATGTCATAGGCTCACATGGGTAAAGATAAAAGAATGAGCGCAACTAATTAAGGCCCCATTCCGCTAAGGTTATTTATTTTAAGTATTTAgttttcgctttacgagacaggtcattctctcaatacatcacctttaatttaaaataattaatatttAGTTAGTGAAAGACACCCTAAAAAGAGTGCGAAAATCGATTCCAACAAGTACTCCCCAAAGTAATGACTATCATGTTGAATTAGTGCGTAATTTATTTACTAATGGTCCGAAAGTCATGAAGTTAATAGGAATTGGAAATAcgaaaacacaaacaaacaaacaaaaaaacagaagaataAAAAAGGAATGAGGTGGAAATTGATTTACTGAGGCAAAGTTAGGTAATATTTCAAACTCTGACAACTCACAAGATTTATTTAAAGAATGAGAAGGCTCTACGTTCACATTCTATAAAAggtatcaaaattcaaaaatgaaccaaaaaatcCTAATCTTTATTAGGTAACGttaattcaaaaaatgttcATTACTTAGAAAATTGAAATTGGGtttctcctccaaaactaatTTGGTTTACTCCTTTGTCATAATTTTCAGGATTAATCATATAGTACATaatgcagttcaaaaaaatcaGAGTACATAATAATTCGGTATTCGGTTTGacgagaaaaatcagaaaagtagtACTCCACAAAACTGCTATAAAACAACCGAGATAGGAAAAAGTCAAAATAAGgcgataattttaaaaaattcaaggtttttttttttttttttttatcattctgCAGTCGTAATTTATTACTTTTCAAACATATCCCGTTGGACGAATATTTTAATACAAAGGTGGAAAAAACACATCAAATGCAGCCATTTTTTACTCGAATTACACTCAtacatgaagagagagagagagagagagagagagagagagagagagagatgtaattATATGCTTATATGCGCGGCCCCGATTCATGCTCAACCTTTGCCCcaggggcattgaataatttctcatTAATCAGGCTATACTTCGCAATTCTGTTCTCAATTCCTACAAATTCAACGAAAATCTGAAGAAAAATTCACTGGAGAacgaataaaaacaaaaagaagcagtctttttatttattactaCTTATAGC
Proteins encoded in this window:
- the LOC131304115 gene encoding WUSCHEL-related homeobox 8, yielding MMMDWEKQQQHQEELMNGVNSSSNGNGNGNGGMFVKVMTDEQMEVLRKQIAAYATICEQLVEMHKSLTSHPDLSGARLGNLYCDPFVTSVGHKITGRQRWTPTPVQLQILERMFEQGNGTPSKQKIKDITSELSQHGQISETNVYNWFQNRRARSKRKQQVTTTNNAESEAETEVESANEKKTKSEDFQSQPNSAPRAEDLCFQNPEVSSAMHSVDSQLNKVEPMYPSNGSSKPARSMGQMSFYDSMLSNSRIDHLIGKMEVSGNYNPYLQEDDYNLTS